One Neoarius graeffei isolate fNeoGra1 chromosome 16, fNeoGra1.pri, whole genome shotgun sequence DNA segment encodes these proteins:
- the fam210aa gene encoding uncharacterized protein C18orf19 homolog A: protein MMRFLCVRELQRFVPLSQVRVSPYDSLTLSQNHLAPGWHWICTSSSLSSVPQRTPPGDGPLGQDDSADPLQDQSMGLAQRFKRTFKQYGKVMIPMHLLTSCMWFSGFYYATMKGVNVVPFLEHVGLPDKLMKLLENSQSGYALTAYAMYKIATPVRYTLTLGGTSLLVKYLRKHGYMPTPPPVKEYLQEKMEETKDRFSEKIEETKDKFTEKLQETKDKVNLRKKKE, encoded by the exons ATGATGCGTTTCCTGTGCGTTCGAGAGCTCCAGCGGTTTGTCCCGCTCTCTCAGGTCCGGGTCTCGCCCTACGACTCCCTCACTCTGTCTCAGAACCATCTGGCACCAGGATGGCACTGGATTTGCACCTCATCCTCATTGTCCTCGGTTCCTCAGAGAACCCCGCCCGGAGACGGTCCACTCGGACAGGACGACTCTGCAGATCCTCTTCAGGACCAGTCCATGGGTCTTGCGCAGAGATTCAAGAGAACTTTTAAGCAGTACGGCAAAGTGATGATCCCCATGCACCTGCTCACCTCCTGCATGTGGTTCAGCGGATTTTACTACGCCACCATGAA AGGAGTGAACGTGGTGCCATTCCTGGAGCACGTCGGACTTCCTGATAAGCTCATGAAACTCCTGGAGAATTCCCAGAGCGGCTACGCGCTGACTGCATACGCCATGTATAAG atcgCCACTCCGGTGCGCTACACGCTGACGTTAGGTGGGACGTCCCTCTTGGTGAAGTACTTGCGTAAACACGGCTACATGCCGACGCCCCCGCCCGTTAAAGAGTACCTGCAGGAGAAGATGGAGGAGACGAAGGACCGCTTCTCCGAGAAGATCGAAGAAACCAAGGACAAGTTCACAGAAAAACTCCAGGAGACCAAAGACAAAGTGAACCTTCGGAAGAAAAAAGAGTGA